In one Halorubrum sp. CBA1229 genomic region, the following are encoded:
- a CDS encoding type II/IV secretion system ATPase subunit, protein MASDAREDAGDRFETLRRRLSRTWEMLQGSALDVRPFRPGEDGPLASFSVPDGEREVDRYWVNAPYAYVVIAYDDAESEHRYYAVEPELDEFERDLLDRVVDDIRDPLLYREGTGKTDEETLREELRGLLEGYGVDAGMATFHALAYYLYRDFRGYGKVDPLLNDRHIEDVSCDGYDLPIFVYHDDYTDIETNVSFAKGELDNYVIRLAQQSGRHVSVGDPIVETTLPDGSRAELALGEEVTPRGSAFTIRQYAEDPFTPIDLVEYGTFSVEQMAYFWLCIEHNKSLIFAGGTASGKTTSMNAVSMFIPPRAKVLTIEDTRELSLYHDNWLSSVTRERRYEGTDIDMYDLLRSALRHRPEYIVVGEVRGEEAITLFQAMNTGHTTFSTMHADSIETVINRLENEPINVPRAMVQSLDMLSIQTLTRSGDQRVRRAKTIGEIGGIDQRTGELDYSSAFDWDAEADEFTRNDSSLMAEIADDRGWSRSELLREIRRRERFLQLLRELGITDYRTFTALVNEYYADSDRVMDRLEDRAADAEGAAVPAEATVSDDGRSPARGGSSRGGETPE, encoded by the coding sequence ATGGCGAGTGACGCGCGCGAGGACGCCGGAGACCGCTTCGAGACCCTCCGGCGACGGCTCTCGCGGACGTGGGAGATGCTGCAGGGGTCGGCGCTCGACGTCCGCCCGTTCCGGCCGGGCGAGGACGGGCCGCTCGCCTCCTTCTCCGTTCCGGACGGCGAGCGCGAGGTCGACCGCTACTGGGTGAACGCCCCGTACGCGTACGTCGTGATCGCCTACGACGACGCGGAGAGCGAACACCGGTACTACGCGGTCGAGCCGGAGCTCGACGAGTTCGAGCGCGACCTCCTCGACCGCGTCGTCGACGACATCCGCGACCCCCTGCTGTACCGCGAGGGGACCGGCAAGACCGACGAGGAGACGCTCCGCGAGGAGCTGCGGGGACTGCTCGAGGGGTACGGCGTCGACGCCGGGATGGCGACGTTCCACGCGCTGGCGTACTACCTCTACCGCGACTTCCGCGGCTACGGGAAGGTCGACCCCCTCCTCAACGACCGCCACATCGAGGACGTCTCCTGTGACGGGTACGACCTCCCGATCTTCGTCTACCACGACGACTACACCGACATCGAAACGAACGTCTCCTTCGCGAAGGGGGAGCTCGACAACTACGTCATCCGGCTCGCCCAGCAGTCCGGGCGCCACGTCTCCGTCGGCGACCCGATCGTGGAGACGACGCTGCCGGACGGCTCCCGCGCCGAGCTCGCGCTCGGCGAGGAGGTGACGCCCCGCGGCTCCGCGTTCACGATCCGCCAGTACGCCGAGGACCCGTTCACGCCGATCGACCTCGTGGAGTACGGCACGTTCTCGGTCGAGCAGATGGCGTACTTCTGGCTCTGTATCGAGCACAACAAGAGCCTCATCTTCGCCGGCGGCACCGCCTCCGGGAAGACCACCTCGATGAACGCGGTGTCGATGTTCATCCCGCCGCGCGCGAAGGTGCTCACCATCGAGGACACCCGCGAGCTCTCCTTATACCACGACAACTGGCTCTCCTCGGTCACCCGCGAGCGCCGCTACGAGGGGACCGACATCGACATGTACGACCTGCTCCGCTCGGCGCTGCGCCACCGCCCCGAGTACATCGTCGTCGGCGAGGTGCGCGGCGAGGAGGCGATCACGCTGTTCCAGGCGATGAACACCGGCCACACCACCTTCTCGACGATGCACGCCGACTCGATCGAGACGGTGATCAACCGGCTGGAGAACGAGCCGATCAACGTGCCGCGCGCGATGGTGCAGTCGCTCGACATGCTGTCGATCCAGACGCTGACCCGCTCCGGCGACCAGCGCGTCAGGCGCGCGAAGACGATCGGCGAGATCGGCGGCATCGACCAGCGCACCGGCGAGCTCGACTACTCCTCGGCGTTCGACTGGGACGCGGAGGCCGACGAGTTCACCCGCAACGACTCGTCGCTCATGGCGGAGATCGCCGACGACCGGGGCTGGTCCCGCTCCGAGCTGCTCCGCGAGATCCGGCGCCGCGAGCGGTTCCTGCAGCTGCTCCGCGAGCTCGGGATCACCGACTATCGGACGTTCACGGCCCTCGTCAACGAGTACTACGCCGACTCCGACCGCGTGATGGACCGGTTGGAGGACCGGGCGGCCGACGCGGAGGGGGCCGCCGTGCCGGCCGAGGCGACCGTGTCGGACGACGGGCGGAGCCCGGCCCGCGGTGGGTCGTCGAGGGGCGGAGAGACGCCGGAATGA
- a CDS encoding DUF5793 family protein has protein sequence MRRDYFELTVEGVGDDADDRATPLVRIDFHGPEGLLRDRLSDTDGDLLEAAEIDVAFRLREPLADADDPEGVVGVTNRYTGDFVLELNETATDVLPFIHAARDSAGDEDARYRVEIDVDGERLVSYDKDTFLVYDHEGNLLRSESLIPSGVEL, from the coding sequence ATGCGGCGTGACTACTTCGAACTGACCGTCGAGGGCGTCGGGGACGACGCCGACGACCGGGCGACGCCCCTGGTCCGGATCGATTTCCACGGGCCGGAGGGACTGCTGCGCGACCGGCTCTCGGACACGGACGGCGACCTGCTCGAGGCCGCCGAGATCGACGTGGCGTTCCGGCTCCGGGAGCCGCTCGCGGACGCCGACGACCCGGAGGGTGTGGTCGGCGTGACGAACCGATACACCGGGGACTTCGTCCTCGAGCTCAACGAGACAGCCACGGACGTACTCCCCTTCATCCACGCCGCACGCGACTCGGCCGGCGACGAGGACGCCCGCTACCGCGTCGAGATCGACGTCGACGGCGAGCGGCTCGTCTCGTACGACAAGGACACGTTCCTCGTGTACGACCACGAGGGGAACCTCCTCCGCAGCGAGAGCCTGATCCCTTCCGGCGTGGAACTGTAG